Proteins from a genomic interval of Armigeres subalbatus isolate Guangzhou_Male unplaced genomic scaffold, GZ_Asu_2 Contig937, whole genome shotgun sequence:
- the LOC134204845 gene encoding uncharacterized protein LOC134204845: MSSNDRRIRNLKLRQRSIYSSFALIKAFVENYDANTDATEVPVRLESLVVLWNDYNKVQSELESLDETTIEELLKQRTEMELSYHKVKGFLLSVNNPPPTSLANSRGAHVHASTLQVRLPDVKLPVFNGNLEHWLNFHDLYLSLVHSSQELSSIQKFYYLRSSLSGDALKLIQPIPISATNYTVAWNLLVEHFQNTTRLKSSYVDALFEFPTVKRESANELHSLVERFEANVRILQQLGEQTEAWDILLIRMLSSRLDSTTRRDWEEYSSTLQNVTFKQLTAFIQRRVNVLHSINHKVQEFTMSSSAKKPIVARPIASHGASQYNPRKCILCSEHHPLYMCSTFSKMSIEDKEKEIRRHQLCRNCLRRGHLSRECPSNNTCRRCKARHHTQLCDKESSNSSTLRACEVPPTRTTTSQASNEQPSTSASATYSQPASYSSTGRKHVRVILATAIVHVIDDNGTSHVARAFLASGSECCFASESFPQRLKVQRKKVSIVHPDRWYRPIDNASQAQILVYHTVSNQ, from the coding sequence ATGTCCTCCAACGATCGTCGTATCCGGAATCTGAAGCTGCGACAGCGTAGCATTTATTCATCGTTTGCTCTCATCAAGGCCTTCGTAGAAAACTACGATGCAAATACGGATGCTACGGAAGTTCCTGTTCGCCTGGAAAGTCTTGTGGTGCTCTGGAACGATTACAATAAGGTGCAGTCCGAATTGGAATCCTTAGACGAAACAACGATCGAAGAGCTGCTTAAGCAACGTACTGAAATGGAGTTAAGCTATCACAAAGTTAAAGGTTTCTTGCTCTCAGTGAACAACCCACCCCCCACATCACTGGCAAACTCTAGAGGTGCTCATGTCCACGCCTCGACTCTACAAGTTCGATTACCTGATGTGAAACTACCGGTTTTCAATGGAAATCTAGAGCACTGGCTTAACTTCCACGATCTCTACCTATCGCTAGTCCACTCTTCACAAGAACTATCTAGCATTCAGAAGTTCTACTATCTCCGTTCGTCACTTTCCGGAGATGCTCTCAAATTGATTCAACCCATCCCCATAAGTGCTACTAACTACACTGTAGCATGGAATCTTCTGGttgaacattttcaaaatactaCTCGTTTGAAATCCTCGTATGTTGATGCACTCTTCGAGTTTCCCACTGTCAAAAGAGAATCAGCGAACGAATTGCACTCTCTCGTCGAAAGATTCGAAGCTAATGTTCGTATACTACAACAATTGGGAGAACAAACGGAAGCATGGGACATTCTTCTGATACGCATGTTGAGCAGTCGTTTGGATTCTACAACACGAAGAGATTGGGAGGAATACTCGTCTACTCTCCAGAACGTTACATTCAAGCAACTAACCGCCTTCATTCAGAGAAGAGTCAACGTACTGCACAGTATCAACCACAAGGTTCAGGAGTTCACTATGTCATCGTCAGCAAAGAAACCCATCGTCGCACGTCCGATTGCAAGTCATGGAGCATCTCAATATAATCCCAGAAAATGCATTTTATGTTCCGAGCATCATCCACTGTACATGTGTTCGACATTTTCGAAAATGAGCATAGAAGACAAGGAGAAGGAAATTCGTCGTCACCAACTCTGTAGAAACTGTTTGCGTAGAGGTCACCTGAGCAGAGAATGTCCGTCCAACAACACCTGTCGTCGTTGCAAAGCCCGCCATCATACTCAATTGTGCGATAAGGAATCGTCAAATTCGTCAACTCTGAGGGCGTGTGAGGTCCCACCGACCAGAACAACTACTTCTCAAGCTTCAAATGAGCAACCTTCAACTTCCGCTTCCGCAACGTACAGTCAACCGGCAAGCTATTCCTCTACGGGACGCAAGCACGTGCGCGTCATTTTAGCCACAGCAATTGTTCATGTGATTGACGATAATGGTACCTCTCACGTTGCTAGAGCTTTTCTGGCTTCTGGAAGCGAATGCTGTTTCGCCTCGGAGTCATTTCCTCAACGTCTAAAGGTGCAACGCAAGAAGGTGTCCATAGTCCATCCCGATCGCTGGTATCGGCCAATCGACAACGCAAGCCAAGCACAAATTCTCGTCTACCATACGGTCTCGAATCAGTAA
- the LOC134204844 gene encoding uncharacterized protein LOC134204844 produces the protein MIDIVIGADIFFDLFKVSGRIPLGEGLPILVNSVLGWVVSGRSNRCQPSTTITANVASVTELHQLMERFWKLEESESSPCYSVEEAACEAHFCQTISRSSEGRYIVRLPLKDDVIINLGENRRTAVRRFHLVESRLLRDHRLGQQYRDFMKEYYELGHMKRVEHNENSICPTYHLPHHAVVREDSTTTKVRVVYDASCKTSSGLSLNDAMLVGPIVQDDLRSIVIRSRVHPVMLIADIKQMYRQVLVDVRDTPLQRIVWREAPDLTLETYELQTVTYGTASAPFLATRVLRQLADDEQRNFPEAAEVLRNDFYVDDLFSGGNNVPETINLQSLLKRGGFMLRKWASNESAVLEGISEEDKALRQSVDLDRDQLIKTLGLHWKPTADVLRYNVKLPQSEPTEKLTKRLALSYIAQLFDPLGLVGPVQGC, from the coding sequence ATGATCGATATTGTGATTGGTGCAGACATTTTCTTCGATCTCTTCAaggtttctggaagaattccacttGGAGAAGGCTTGCCAATACTCGTCAATTCTGTCCTTGGATGGGTCGTCTCAGGTCGTTCTAATCGCTGTCAACCATCAACAACGATAACTGCAAACGTGGCATCCGTCACCGAATTACACCAGCTTATGGAACGTTTCTGGAAATTAGAAGAAAGTGAATCATCTCCATGTTACTCAGTGGAGGAAGCAGCTTGTGAAGCTCATTTCTGCCAAACCATTTCCCGCTCATCAGAAGGTAGATACATTGTACGCTTACCACTGAAGGATGACGTCATCATCAATCTCGGCGAAAACCGACGCACCGCTGTCCGTCGCTTCCATTTAGTTGAATCACGTCTGCTGCGAGATCATCGTTTGGGGCAACAATACAGAGATTTCATGAAGGAGTACTACGAGCTAGGGCATATGAAACGTGTTGAACATAATGAGAATTCGATTTGCCCCACTTACCATCTTCCACACCACGCCGTTGTTCGCGAGGATAGCACCACGACAAAGGTACGTGTCGTCTACGATGCATCATGCAAAACAAGCAGCGGGTTATCCCTTAACGATGCAATGCTAGTTGGGCCAATCGTACAAGACGATTTAAGATCCATCGTGATACGCTCAAGAGTTCATCCCGTGATGCTAATTGCGGACATAAAGCAGATGTATCGGCAAGTTTTGGTGGACGTACGCGACACACCACTACAACGTATTGTCTGGAGGGAAGCTCCTGATCTCACACTTGAAACCTATGAACTACAAACCGTTACTTACGGAACTGCCAGTGCACCCTTTCTTGCAACACGGGTCCTACGACAACTAGCCGACGATGAACAACGAAATTTTCCGGAGGCAGCGGAAGTCCTACGAAACGACTTTTATGTTGACGACCTTTTCTCCGGCGGTAACAACGTACCAGAAACCATCAATCTTCAGTCATTACTAAAAAGAGGTGGTTTCATGCTGCGAAAGTGGGCCTCAAATGAATCAGCAGTTCTAGAAGGTATTTCAGAAGAGGACAAAGCTCTACGACAATCAGTAGATTTGGACCGTGACCAGCTTATAAAAACACTTGGCCTACATTGGAAGCCTACCGCCGATGTGCTAAGATACAACGTAAAACTACCACAGTCAGAACCAACGGAAAAGCTTACAAAACGCCTCGCTCTCTCGTACATCGCACAGCTATTCGACCCACTGGGCTTGGTGGGTCCCgtccagggttgttaa